In Gammaproteobacteria bacterium, the following proteins share a genomic window:
- a CDS encoding 2,3-bisphosphoglycerate-independent phosphoglycerate mutase, producing MPTPRPIALIILDGFGHKETNQYNAINQANTPSLDHYFKNYAHTLISGSGHDVGLPDGQMGNSEVGHLNIGCGRMVPQDLTRIDDEIAQHQFCQNAVLSNALHNAKKSGCAVHILGLLSDGGVHSHVNHMLALADCAHQQGLDNQLFLHAFLDGRDTPPQSALPFLQQIEQQGYAKIASITGRYYAMDRDNRWERVQLAYDMLTLGKSDHAAENTEAGLAMAYARNENDEFVKPTTIRNSFSNIKDGDIVIFMNFRSDRARQLTRAFMDPTFNHFTREKTPKLKHYISLTEYQKEFTDFSVEVAYPPIDLSNSLGEVLSKLGKKQLRIAETEKYAHVTFFFNGGVETPFPGEDRILVPSPKVATYDLKPEMSAYELTEKLVDAINSKKYDVIICNYANPDMVGHTGNIAATIKAIEAIDACLGKVIPALQAVGGEAIITADHGNAECMFDDKTQQAHTAHTCELVPFLYIGRKAKVLKKDGVLADIAPTLLSLMDVTPPKEMTGSVLLKAES from the coding sequence CATTTTAGATGGCTTCGGTCATAAAGAAACCAATCAATATAATGCCATCAACCAAGCTAACACCCCCAGCTTGGATCATTATTTTAAAAATTACGCCCATACACTTATTTCAGGCTCAGGCCATGATGTTGGCTTGCCCGATGGGCAAATGGGTAATTCAGAAGTGGGCCATCTCAATATAGGTTGTGGACGCATGGTACCGCAAGATTTAACACGCATTGATGATGAAATTGCTCAACATCAATTTTGTCAAAATGCAGTATTATCGAATGCATTACACAACGCAAAAAAGTCAGGTTGCGCCGTACATATTTTAGGATTGCTTTCTGATGGCGGCGTACACAGTCACGTAAACCATATGTTGGCATTAGCCGATTGCGCTCATCAGCAAGGTTTAGACAATCAACTTTTCTTGCATGCCTTTTTAGATGGCCGAGACACACCGCCGCAAAGTGCACTGCCTTTTTTACAGCAAATTGAACAACAAGGTTATGCAAAAATTGCATCGATCACCGGCCGTTATTACGCAATGGATAGAGATAATCGCTGGGAACGTGTGCAACTCGCTTATGATATGTTAACACTCGGTAAGTCGGATCATGCCGCTGAAAATACTGAAGCTGGACTTGCGATGGCCTATGCTCGCAATGAAAACGATGAGTTCGTCAAACCAACCACAATTAGAAATAGTTTTTCAAACATTAAAGATGGCGATATTGTTATCTTCATGAATTTTCGCTCTGATCGCGCGCGCCAATTAACTCGCGCCTTCATGGACCCTACTTTTAATCACTTTACACGAGAAAAAACTCCGAAATTAAAGCATTATATTTCTCTCACTGAATATCAAAAAGAATTTACCGATTTCAGTGTTGAAGTCGCTTATCCACCGATCGATCTCAGTAATAGCTTGGGAGAAGTGCTCAGCAAGCTAGGAAAAAAACAATTGCGCATTGCAGAAACTGAAAAATACGCCCATGTCACTTTTTTCTTTAACGGCGGCGTTGAAACTCCTTTTCCCGGCGAAGATCGTATTTTAGTTCCTTCACCCAAAGTCGCGACTTATGATTTGAAACCTGAAATGAGCGCATATGAACTCACTGAAAAATTAGTGGATGCCATTAACTCAAAAAAATACGATGTGATTATTTGTAATTATGCGAATCCTGATATGGTCGGACATACCGGCAATATCGCTGCAACTATTAAAGCGATTGAAGCCATCGATGCATGCTTAGGGAAAGTAATTCCCGCATTACAAGCTGTTGGCGGCGAAGCGATTATTACAGCAGATCACGGCAACGCAGAATGTATGTTTGATGATAAAACCCAGCAAGCTCATACAGCACATACGTGTGAGTTAGTTCCATTTTTATATATCGGGCGTAAAGCGAAAGTTCTCAAAAAAGACGGTGTGTTAGCAGACATTGCCCCAACATTGCTTTCATTGATGGACGTGACGCCACCAAAAGAAATGACGGGGAGCGTGTTGTTGAAAGCTGAGAGTTAA